In Astatotilapia calliptera chromosome 16, fAstCal1.2, whole genome shotgun sequence, one genomic interval encodes:
- the gpr156 gene encoding probable G-protein coupled receptor 156, whose product MATVGSVLSKEQLLCPICLDLFNQPVSTPCGHNFCRECLQRYWQTSNMPQCPMCKHKLYMRPDLKVNTFISEVASHFKELVEKKNENESSAMDQSEGHKGEVSCDVCIGKTVKAFKSCLDCLASFCETHLEPHHVLGTFKKHRLIKPMINMQDRVCKQHEKLLDLFCNTDQVYVCQICITKDHTAHQTVRIEDESRNRRAQIGSTKKEVGEMIHRRLQKICDINKIIQISRRNTERETEESLRVFSKLFQLVQRGQAEVAEVIGAKQKQVESMASRLILELEQEIDQLSCRRDELEQLSFTDDDLYLLQYFPAFATVPATKDWSDTCLESTEYVGIVRRAVRRVMCQLEETVKAEVKRLCESEFQKAQRYAVDVHLDPDTAHPKLVLSENKKQVYHGDMAAELPRRSLSSVLIAVVWTLLSCGILLAFCFLLFTLRFKNNRIVKMSSPNLNALTLCGSVLTYSSGFLFAVEESGASIAVLQTRMWMLCVGSTLVFGPILGKTWRLYRVFTQRVPDKRVIIRDIQLMGMVALLILVDMLILTAWNLTDPIRCSRSVGAVVKVMERDVSYSLSQLVSCSSLYSNLWIIIVAVQKGCLLLYGTYLAGLTSNVSHPPVNQSPTIITCVTLVTCSSAVATPVSIFLQTWPNVVYSTVAGAIFICTLATNCMLFVPQLTQWRQFEEDQNNPSQMAKYFSSPSKSQPSVYSQDEIFYLLGENSSMKKLLNEKNAVIDSLQEQVNNAKDKLLRLMSASQHPEDQDMDSSATNLNSSSTQTTELQSEGPSTCSQSQKDTKSTLSPSALSPHLTAAHGSLSAVTPSSAPSSISNYSAPISVSSPLPTKIPACETQNNASALKRDASLPFMGLLRTPEETVQFVTSLQYRRGLNPSMAETFGSYSGLNLQVGPNTKPAGFVSSEQLQEILQELSVDAITETTLRSPDQAPRIPSQQKLTRDSTLSPLSPRTPCSLPSPALFRYPSISPYTMRKRRRPFHSSRGGLAPPCFYTGSEVPGCARARDTCALPSPEDITVDDNCISHHNSDLEEGKEEDTKVCEVVRTCQRCVSRLPRCSVVHCEEQNRKAPEDVGAGGDNEQHRRHIRDSCGYSDSDSSSSTDYCYYHRPYCDSCLQRGSLLYSDSSSDSSDSEYDDYLSLYRSPRPVVFKEDLKPTFV is encoded by the exons ATGGCCACAGTTGGCAGTGTGCTGTCCAAGGAGCAGCTCCTTTGCCCCATTTGTCTGGATTTGTTCAACCAGCCAGTGTCCACTCCTTGTGGGCACAACTTCTGCAGGGAGTGTTTACAAAGATATTGGCAGACCTCTAACATGCCTCAGTGTCCCATGTGCAAGCACAAGCTGTACATGCGGCCTGACCTCAAAGTTAACACCTTCATATCGGAGGTGGCTTCTCATTTCAAGGAGTtggtggaaaagaaaaatgaaaatgagagcAGTGCTATGGATCAGTCAGAGGGCCACAAAGGAGAGGTTTCATGTGATGTATGCATTGGAAAAACAGTCAAGGCTTTTAAATCCTGTCTGGACTGTTTGGCCTCATTTTGTGAGACTCATCTAGAGCCCCATCACGTTCTAGGCACCTTCAAGAAACACCGCTTGATTAAGCCCATGATAAACATGCAAGACAGGGTTTGTAAGCAGCACGAAAAGCTGCTCGACCTGTTCTGTAACACTGACCAGGTGTACGTGTGCCAGATCTGCATTACGAAAGACCACACGGCTCATCAGACTGTTCGTATAGAGGATGAGAGCCGGAACAGAAGGGCTCAGATCGGGAGCACAAAAAAAGAGGTGGGAGAAATGATCCATCGCCGACTGCAGAAAATCTGTGATATCAATAAAATCATTCAAATCAGCAGGAGAAACACAGAAAGGGAGACTGAAGAGAGTCTGCGCGTCTTCAGCAAGCTGTTCCAGCTTGTCCAGAGAGGCCAGGCTGAAGTGGCCGAGGTGATTGGCGCAAAGCAGAAGCAAGTAGAAAGCATGGCCAGCAGGCTTATCTtggagctggagcaggagattgATCAGCTGAGCTGCAGGAGAGATGAACTGGAGCAGCTCTCGTTCACCGACGATGATCTCTATCTTCTCCAATACTTTCCAGCTTTTGCCACAGTGCCAGCCACCAAAGACTGGTCCGACACCTGCTTAGAGAGTACTGAATATGTGGGCATAGTGAGGAGAGCGGTGAGGAGAGTAATGTGTCAGCTGGAGGAGACGGTAAAAGCTGAGGTGAAGAGGCTCTGCGAATCCGAATTTCAGAAAGCTCAGCGATATGCTGTGGATGTGCATTTGGATCCTGATACCGCTCATCCCAAGCTGGTGCTGTCTGAAAACAAGAAGCAGGTCTATCACGGTGAC ATGGCAGCAGAGCTCCCGAGGCGCTCTCTCTCATCGGTGCTAATTGCTGTGGTGTGGACGCTCCTCTCCTGTGGAATCCTGTTGGCATTTTGCTTCCTCCTTTTCACCCTGCGCTTCAAAAACAACAG GATAGTAAAGATGTCCAGCCCCAACCTCAATGCCCTGACTCTCTGTGGAAGTGTCCTCACCTATAGCAGCGGTTTCCTGTTTGCCGTCGAGGAAAGTGGAGCATCTATAGCTGTTCTACAA ACTCGCATGTGGATGCTTTGTGTAGGCAGTACCCTGGTGTTTGGCCCAATTTTGGGGAAGACATGGAGACTGTACAGGGTGTTCACGCAGCGCGTGCCGGACAAGAGAGTG ATAATCAGGGACATCCAGTTGATGGGTATGGTGGCTCTGTTGATCCTGGTGGACATGCTGATTCTCACCGCTTGGAACCTCACCGACCCCATCAGGTGTTCACGATCTGTGGGAGCTGTTGTCAAG GTGATGGAAAGAGATGTTTCCTACTCGTTGTCGCAGCTggtttcttgttcttctttgtaCTCAAATCTGTGGATCATTATTGTTGCTGTCCAAAAG GGTTGTCTTCTCCTCTATGGCACTTATCTAGCTGGACTGACAAGTAATGTCAGCCATCCCCCAGTCAACCAGTCTCCTACAATCATTACATGCGTCACTTTGGTCACCTGCTCCTCCGCCGTTGCCACCCCCGTGTCCATCTTCCTGCAGACTTGGCCCAACGTGGTCTACAGTACTGTGGCTGGAGCCATCTTCATCTGCACGCTGGCTACAAACTGCATGCTGTTTGTGCCtcag CTGACCCAGTGGCGACAGTTTGAAGAAGATCAGAACAACCCGAGTCAGATGGCCAAGTATTTCAGCAGCCCCAGTAAGAGTCAGCCATCTGTGTACAGTCAGGATGAAATCTTCTACCTGCTGGGGGAAAACAGCTCAATGAAGAAACTCCTTAATGAG AAGAACGCCGTGATCGACAGTCTCCAGGAGCAGGTGAACAACGCCAAGGATAAACTCCTGAGACTCATGTCAGCGAGCCAGCACCCTGAGGACCAAGACATGGACTCCTCTGCCACTAACCTCAACTCGTCCTCCACTCAGACGACCGAGCTCCAGTCGGAAGGCCCCTCTACTTGTTCTCAATCTCAGAAAGACACTAAATCAACACTCTCGCCCTCTGCTCTCTCGCCTCACCTCACTGCTGCTCATGGTTCATTATCTGCTGTTACACCGTCCTCTGCTCCTTCCTCTATTTCAAACTACTCCGCTCCCATTTCTGTTTCCTCCCCTCTTCCCACCAAAATCCCTGCTTGTGAAACTCAAAACAATGCATCTGCTCTCAAACGGGACGCATCCCTCCCGTTTATGGGTTTACTCAGGACACCAGAGGAGACAGTTCAGTTTGTGACCTCTCTGCAGTACCGACGAGGGTTGAACCCCTCTATGGCTGAAACCTTTGGTAGTTATAGTGGCCTAAATCTTCAGGTGGGACCAAATACTAAACCAGCTGGTTTTGTTAGTAGCGAACAGTTGCAGGAGATCCTACAGGAACTCAGCGTGGATGCAATCACGGAAACCACGCTTCGATCTCCCGATCAGGCGCCCAGGATACCTTCTCAGCAAAAACTGACCAGAGACTCTacactctcccctctctccccaCGGACACCCTGCTCCCTTCCCTCTCCTGCACTCTTTCGCTACCCTAGCATCTCGCCTTATACCATGAGAAAAAGGCGGCGGCCCTTTCACTCCTCCAGAGGAGGTTTAGCTCCTCCCTGCTTCTACACAGGCTCTGAGGTTCCTGGCTGTGCAAGAGCAAGAGACACATGTGCGCTCCCAAGTCCAGAAGATATTACTGTGGATGATAACTGTATCTCACATCACAACAGTGACCTTGAAGagggaaaggaggaagacaCGAAAGTGTGTGAAGTAGTGAGAACATGTCAGAGGTGTGTTTCAAGGCTCCCGAGATGTTCGGTCGTGCATTGTGAAGAACAAAACCGTAAAGCTCCAGAGGATGTGGGAGCAGGCGGTGATAACGAGCAGCACCGCAGACACATTCGAGACTCATGTGGGTACTCGGACTCAGACTCCAGCAGCTCAACCGATTACTGCTACTACCACCGTCCTTACTGTGACTCCTGCCTGCAGCGAGGCTCCCTCCTGTACTCAGACAGCTCCTCAGACTCCTCTGACAGCGAGTATGATGACTACTTGAGCCTCTACCGCTCACCACGCCCTGTGGTATTCAAAGAAGACCTCAAACCCACCTTCGTATGA